The bacterium nucleotide sequence TCGTTCCATTCTTTAGGCTTCGGCTTGAGTTGGGTTTTGAAGGTTTCTAGATATCTCTCAATGGCTGGGTATTGTTTGATATTGATTCCTCTTCTAGTGAAAATCAAGTATCGCTCGGTTGATAATGTTCCATATCTTTTAATATCTGAACCCGCTAAGAATGGTTTGATTAACACTTTGTTCTTAGGGTCTTCTTTGATTAATCGCTTGCGAGTTTCGGCATCAATGACAAATGCCTCGTTGAGGCCAGTCAGAACGCCTCTGTATATTTTACCATTGACATATTCGCCAAGTGGTACTCCTGTGGTTTTGAGTTTTGAAAGCACCATCTCATCTTTTGAATCGGATAGTGACCAGCCTTCATCACTCAAATTAGATTGATTAACCTTGTATTTTAACTTCTTTACATAACTGGACAAATCATGAAAATCAAGTCTTTCAATTTTGGCTGCATCAAATTCTTTGTTTGGTTTTGCCTTTGTGACTTTTAATATGCACGGATATGTTGTCGCGCCTTCAAAGACTGGAAGATCGCCAAAATCGAGCAACTCCTCAATCCGCAATTTCTTCAACCAGCGCCTGAGAGGCTTTCCATAGTTAGCACGTAGCCATTTGTTAGCAACAATAAAACTGAACACCCCTTCCCCCCTAAGTATGCTTATTCCCTTCTCGATGAAATAAGCATAAAGATCAGCAGTCCCTGCATACACTTGGTATTTCTTTGCAAAGTACTCCTTTTGTTCTCCAAGCCCTTCCTGCCGCACATACGGCGGATTGCCAATCACCGCGTCAAAGCCGCCCTGCGGGCTCGAGGCATCCTCGACAGAGATGCAGATGGAGTTGAGCACCGGCTCAAGCTTCTCGCGGGAGACAAGGGGTTTAACTCCGGGAGGGACAAGGGGTTTAAACCCCTTGTCTAATAAACGCCCCTTGTCTAATGAGTGCTTAAGGTGATTGTTCTGCACGTAGTTCATCATATCAGTAAGCGCCTTATCGTCCTTTACAGGTTTGCGGTTGAATTTCTGCGCCCATACGTGCTGACCCTTTTCCCAGCCCTGCGCTTCCTGATAAGCCCTGGAACTATACCCCTTAATCTTGTGAACGAGTTCGTTAAGCTCCTCTTCAGATTCGGCGGCAATAATCATGTGAACGTGATCGGAAAGAACGTTCCAGGCCACCACCGGCACGTCGTGGCGACGGCAGGCTTCAGCAATCTTGGCGGCTATCAATAACTGCTCCTCCGGCGTGAATATAAAAGGCTCTTTCAGAGAGACAAGGGGTTTAAACCCCGGAGGGACAAGGGGTTTAAACCCCTTGTCTAATAAACGCCCCTTGTCCAATAGGCGCTGCGATATGCGCGAGTTGTGGGTCACGAAAGTCACAAGCCAGAGCTGGCGGCTTTTTCCCCGCATAATCTCGCCGAAGCCGTGCTCCTTGCTGTACCAGTCGAAAGCGTTTATGCGGCGCGATTCTTTGGTATCGAACAAATTGCCTTGCTCGTTATAAAAGTCGGGACCTATAAGCGAGTTGCCGCAGCGGATATTGCGGCTCAGGTCGGGCAGCAGCTTCTTTAGCCTTGCATCTCGGGCAAAGTCCAAAAGGTACTGGTGCGCGCTGGCCTCGGTCTCGTCCTGCAGGAGCTTGAGGTAGAGCGAAAGCTGGCAGACCTCCACCGCCTGCGGGTCAATATCCACGCCGTAGATATTGTTCAATAGTATCTCGCGCTTTTTTGCGAGCGTAAGGTAAAGCTTGCCGCCGCGCTCCACGCAGTCGGCCTTCTGCGCCTTATCGGGATGGTCGTTGTAGTAGTGGCCGTGGTAGTCCAGCAACAAATCGTACACGGCCAAAAGAAACGAACCCGACCCGCAGGCAATGTCGGCAAACCGCATTTTTGCAATCTCGGCGGGGGTCTTCCCCTCTATGAGTTTTCCGACCGTGTTGGCAACAATGTAGCGGACGATGTAGGAGGGCGTGTAGTAGACGCCGCCCGCCTTGCGAACCTCGGGCTTTTCTTCAACCCTGGCGCGCTTATCGGTGGCAACGATGACCTTGCCAAGAAAGCGCTCGTATATTGAACCGAGGATATGAATGGGGATTGAGTTGAAGTCGTAAGGCGAGTTGGCGTGCGCCAGGCTGTCGCGTATCTGCGAGAACGCCTTGTCGTCAACTTGAAAATCCTTGCTGTCCAGGATGTCGTGATGTTTGTAGACGATGCCGTTGTAGATGCCGTCGAGCCTGCGGCTGGCCGCGATGAAGTCGTGCCACGCCGAACCTTTCGCGCCGAAGTTTTCAACGAGACGCGCAGGCTCAATGCCCTTGTCCTCGAGGAACCGCAGGAACACGAGCCGGTCAAGCGTGCGCTGTGCTAGCTCTGTCAGCGTCTCGCTTTCAAGTTCGGGATTATTATTCTTGAAGTTCTTTGCGAGCGACATGCGGTGTTCGTCGAGTTCGGCGAGGAACGAGGAGTCAATGCTCTGGTAGCCGCCTGAGAATAACCCGCGCTGGACTGCTTTCCCGCGAGGCTTGGGTAGTTCGGCCGCCCGCTTCTCGATGGAGCCTTGCTCGACCGCCTCGTGCGAGAAGAGCCAGTATATCTTTGCGAACTTTTCCTTGTCCGTGTATTCTGTATAGTAATACTTCTGCAATACCTGATTCGTAGCGGAGCCGATGTCGGGCTTGTAGCGGCAGTCGAGGACAAGGAACTGCTCGAAGTCGGTGAGAACGGCAAGCGGCGTGTCGGAGTTCCATGCGTAGCGGATGAGCTGGAAACAGCTCTCCGGCGTCGCGATGTCAACAGAAGGCTTCTTTGCCTCGACAAGGAACTTGACGTCGTGGTAGTTTGGCGCAAGGTAGAAGGCGTAATCGGCCCGGCGCTGCTTGCCTTCTGTCGTGACGCTGCGCTCGACCTTCACCTCCTGCTCGTAAGGGTTGGTCTGCACGTCATGATTAACGTCCCAGCCGAGCGCCATCCAGAACTTATCTATGAAATCCTTGCGCGCCTGCGCCTCGGTGTACTTTGGGGATTTGTAGTGGTTCAGATTGCTTTCAAAAGCTTCAACAAGGGAAGCGACTTTCTGAAATGCAGCGTCAAACCCGCCCATAAAAGATATTATACTAAGCTCTTACGATGTCAAGCTGTGGCGCCAATATTATCACGAACAGGCTGGGTAAAAAAAGAGCCGGCCCTTGCGGCCGGCTCTGTGAATGAAGATATCTTAGTAGACCTCGGGGTCGATAACCACTACCTTGCCGAACTCACTGACGTTGCCGTCGAGGCCGGTCGAGTCTCCAAGAATCAGTATTATGAGGCTGTCGGGTTCAAGAAACCGCTCCGCGAATGCGGAGACGCTCTCGCGGCTCAAGGGTTCAATCTTTGCAGGCATCTTGTCCCAGAAATCTACGGGAAATCCGAACGCGGCGTAGTTCATCCGGCTTGAAAGAATCTGGCGCGGGTCCTCGTAGTATGCGGGAAATGTAGCAAGCCAGCTCTCCTTGGCCTGAACGAGCTCCGCTTCCTTTATTCCTTCTTTTTTGAGGTCCCTTATTATGCCGAGTATGAGCCTGGTCGCCTTTATTGTCGATGTAGACTTCGTAAGGCATAAGGCGGCGAAAGATCCGGGTGCGGTGTATCCCGACGATATCCAGCCGTAAGGCGAATACGACAGGCCGTACTGCTCCCTTATCGTCATGTTTATCCGCGACGTTCTGCTCGTGCCGTAAACCTCTGAAAGCATAAGAGCCTCAGGGTACTGCGGGTCGCTCGCAAGTATCCCGAGATGCCCAAGCCAGATGGCGCTCTGCACTGCACCGGGCCACTGAATGAAGTAGACCCCTGGTCCGGATGAATTGGATATGAGAGGATACGGCAGAGACGGTTCTTTTTCAGGTTCCTTCCAGTCGCCGAAGCATTGTTCGAGAAGCTCTAGCATAACCTTGGGGTCAAAGTCGCCCGAAACGCCAATCATGAAAAGGGAGGGTCGGTAGTTTGCCGCATGATACTCCTGCATGGCTTTCCGTGTAATGAGTTCAAGGCTCGAAGGCGTAATCTCGCGAGACCTCGGACTCTCCTTTCCGTAAAGAAGCT carries:
- a CDS encoding N-6 DNA methylase, which encodes MGGFDAAFQKVASLVEAFESNLNHYKSPKYTEAQARKDFIDKFWMALGWDVNHDVQTNPYEQEVKVERSVTTEGKQRRADYAFYLAPNYHDVKFLVEAKKPSVDIATPESCFQLIRYAWNSDTPLAVLTDFEQFLVLDCRYKPDIGSATNQVLQKYYYTEYTDKEKFAKIYWLFSHEAVEQGSIEKRAAELPKPRGKAVQRGLFSGGYQSIDSSFLAELDEHRMSLAKNFKNNNPELESETLTELAQRTLDRLVFLRFLEDKGIEPARLVENFGAKGSAWHDFIAASRRLDGIYNGIVYKHHDILDSKDFQVDDKAFSQIRDSLAHANSPYDFNSIPIHILGSIYERFLGKVIVATDKRARVEEKPEVRKAGGVYYTPSYIVRYIVANTVGKLIEGKTPAEIAKMRFADIACGSGSFLLAVYDLLLDYHGHYYNDHPDKAQKADCVERGGKLYLTLAKKREILLNNIYGVDIDPQAVEVCQLSLYLKLLQDETEASAHQYLLDFARDARLKKLLPDLSRNIRCGNSLIGPDFYNEQGNLFDTKESRRINAFDWYSKEHGFGEIMRGKSRQLWLVTFVTHNSRISQRLLDKGRLLDKGFKPLVPPGFKPLVSLKEPFIFTPEEQLLIAAKIAEACRRHDVPVVAWNVLSDHVHMIIAAESEEELNELVHKIKGYSSRAYQEAQGWEKGQHVWAQKFNRKPVKDDKALTDMMNYVQNNHLKHSLDKGRLLDKGFKPLVPPGVKPLVSREKLEPVLNSICISVEDASSPQGGFDAVIGNPPYVRQEGLGEQKEYFAKKYQVYAGTADLYAYFIEKGISILRGEGVFSFIVANKWLRANYGKPLRRWLKKLRIEELLDFGDLPVFEGATTYPCILKVTKAKPNKEFDAAKIERLDFHDLSSYVKKLKYKVNQSNLSDEGWSLSDSKDEMVLSKLKTTGVPLGEYVNGKIYRGVLTGLNEAFVIDAETRKRLIKEDPKNKVLIKPFLAGSDIKRYGTLSTERYLIFTRRGINIKQYPAIERYLETFKTQLKPKPKEWNEKKDGKWKGRKPGSYQWFEIQDSIDYFEEFDKPKIILPDISPRGNFTFDCEGKYYSVNTTYIIPTDDKYLLGILNSSLITQFYKSISSTYRGGYLRFIYQYLIQLPIRT
- a CDS encoding insulinase family protein: MTRKIVASILLATLCAAGAKKDPRTMRFPLTLEFTPQNVERFTLSNGIQVFFSEDHELPLVDIDFLVKTGENRVAPKESGLSDLLCDLVVEGGSKKVPKRAFEDSLQKVGATFRSEAGNESSRYNLHLLASSVPALLPLVAGAIREPALPKSQIELNKRQYLTAYMSRNSEPEEIASRAFYKLLYGKESPRSREITPSSLELITRKAMQEYHAANYRPSLFMIGVSGDFDPKVMLELLEQCFGDWKEPEKEPSLPYPLISNSSGPGVYFIQWPGAVQSAIWLGHLGILASDPQYPEALMLSEVYGTSRTSRINMTIREQYGLSYSPYGWISSGYTAPGSFAALCLTKSTSTIKATRLILGIIRDLKKEGIKEAELVQAKESWLATFPAYYEDPRQILSSRMNYAAFGFPVDFWDKMPAKIEPLSRESVSAFAERFLEPDSLIILILGDSTGLDGNVSEFGKVVVIDPEVY